The nucleotide window AACGACGTGCCGACCAGCAGCGACTGAAACTGAGACCGCGAATAGAACTCGCCCCAGATGATGGCGGCCGGCATGTTCTTGATCTTCATCGACACGCCGATCTCCTGCCAGTCCTGCATGATCAGTTGCTGACATTGCTCGCGCAGCACGTCGCCGGTGGTGGTTGACATCTCGAAGGTGAGCGGCACGCCGTTCTTGCTGCGCATACCGTTAGAACCCTTCACCCACCCGGCCGCATCGAGCATCTTGTTGGCCGCAGCGGTGTTTTTGCTCTGCTTCGGCAGCCCGTTGAAATAGGCCCACGACTCCATCGGAATGAATGATTCCGTCGGCTTCATGACGCCGTAGTAGATCGCGTCGATGATCGCCTGCTTGTCGAGAGCCGCGTACAGCGCCTGACGCACGGTCTTATCCGCGAACGCCTTGTTGTCGAGGTTCGGCATCACGACTTCCAGATTGCCGTTGGTCCACAGCGCCACCTTGCGGCCCGGCAGCCGCGAGGCTTCCTGATAGTAGTTGGCCGGAATGCCCGGCACGGGCACGAAGTCCACCTGGCCGGTACGGAACTGCGTGTAGAGCGCGGTCAGATCCGGGATGTACTTCAGCACGACCTTCTCGAGGAACGGGCCTTTGCCGTGATAGCGCTCGTTGGCCACCAGGGTGATGTTGTCGCCGGGCGTACGCGTGCCCCACTTGAATGGACCTGTGCCGACCGGCGCGCTGTTGAACGGCGCGGTGTTTGGATCCGAAGCTCCTTTGCGTGCCAATTGAGCGTGAGCACGGAAGTTGATGTTGGTCCCGCGTGCGCTCTGGATCGCGACGCGCAAGACCGGGATGTCCGCGCGGACCGCAACTGCGCAGGAGGGCGTCGCGCTGCGTGGCAATCACAATGAAACTTCTGGATGGACCGGCAGCGTGAACTGAAAAACGGCGCCGCGCGGCACGTTCGCGCCTGCCCACAATCGTCCGCCATGTGCTTCGACAATTGAACGGCAGATCGACAGCCCCATCCCCAAACCGGTGGACTTCGTGGTGTGGAAGGGAGCGAAAAGGAGCTCGGCGCGGTCCAGAGCAAAGCCTGGACCCGAATCGCGCACTGCCACGAGCACGTAGTCACAGTCGGCATTGCGGGTGCTGACTAGCAGTTCTCGCACGCCATCGCTCACTCCGCTCATTGCCTCGATCGAGTTGATGACCAGATTGAGGAGGACTTGTTGCAGTTCGACGCGGTCTCCCTCGACGAATTGCAGGCTGTCGGCGAGTTGCGTCTGCACCGAGGCGCCGTTCTTCATTGCTTCGCCACGGATGAGCTCAAGGGCCTCGCGAATCGCCGCGTTAATGTCCACCCTTTCCTTCCGTGGAGGCGCCTTCTTGATCAGTTCGCGGATCCGGCCGATTACGTCCCCCGCTCGATTACCGTCGGTGACGATACGGAGGAGTCCCTCCCGAACCTCCTCCATATCAGGAGGCTGGGCATTCAGCCACCGCAGCGCAGCCTCAGCGTTGCTGACCGTCGCGGCGATCGGCTGGTTGACCTCATGGGCGATCGAGGCCACGAGCTGGCCCATGGTGGCGACGCGGTTTGCGTGCGCGAGCTCCGCCTGCAACTCGCGGTAGCGCCGCTCGCTCTCACGGTGCATCTGCGCGTAGAGCCTCGTTATCTCATACAACAGGACAAACAGGACGAGACTGCCTGACAGGAGGCTGCAGACCTTGCCAGCATAAAAGCCCACACTGAAGCGGGCCGGAACGGGATACGAGATCAGGAAGAACTCTGTGACGTATGCGAACATCACCACCATCAGCCACAGATCAAGCACCGAACGCCGTCGGATCCAGAGCGCAACGAGCGCAAGGACGCTCAACAGCGCCATGGATCCGGCGGCATAAAGCCAGAGGGTAGAAAAACGGATCGTATCGAGCATCATGCGCGGCAGCAGCGCATTTCCCGCGGTGACAAGAAAAGTCACTGCACAGACCACGGCCGCCGTCAGCGCGACACTCGAAAGGATGGCCGCACCTACAGAACCCCGCCACGACCGCTTCGCCGGCTCAGCATCCTTCAACAGGGCATAAGCGGTGACGAACATGGCAAACCCGGCGTGCCACAGAATATAGAGCCAGTTTGTGCTCTGCAACCCGGCTCCAAGCAGGCCGCCCGGCGTGACGACGCCTGGAAAGGTCAGCATCCACGGCAATAGCATGAGCGCTGTGAAGAGATACCCACTCGCGATCACGAGGATGGCACGCGAACGGAGGATGGAGAACTGGGCGAATAGCAGAACAGCGGTGATCGAATCGTTCACGATCATCGCCGTGGCATAAGCTGGGATGACGTCGATCCGTCCCGGCTGGAGAGTCGAAAGCGGCCCAGTCGTGATGAAACAGGAGACCAGAAAGGCCAGAACGACGGCGAGGGCAAGCCGTTTCTGCGCCCGGCCGGGCGACAAGTTCAAGAGGATGAAATGCTGCTCCTCGGGGACAACGGCGGCTATCTTTACCATCGGGGCGACTTTTCGCAGCACCTTGAGCACGCGACACCAAGCTGGTACGTTTCGCCACGCTTGTCCCAAGGCGCCTCGCCGCCAGTTCTGCCCATTGGGCTCGCCCGACGTCGAGAAAAACAAGCACGCGACCTGTGAAAAGGTGGGTTGAAGGGATTCGCGCGTCGACGCATGCAACCGCGTCAGTGACCGACTTCAGAACACTGTTCTCAGTCCACTGTTCCGACTCTCCCCGGTCCAACCAGTCACCCAGCGAGGCCTCAATGTATCTCGTTTGCGGGCACTTGTCTTCATCTACGAAGCGACAGGCCTTAATTGCCCGGATGCCGCTTGTGACGGACCGCATCTAGAGCAACGGCCGTCCGAATTGCAGGCGCCTAGCGTCTGCAACGGGGCCGATCAGTGCCATTCGAACCTTACGTGCGCGAACGCCTGACGTGCGAAAATTTTTCAAAACGAACGCTCGTGAGCAGGCTGATTCAATGAGCGGCCGGACGTATCTGGAAAAAGCGCGGCGTCGTGGTTTTTGCCGACCGGAGCGTCGCGCATTTTTGAGGTTGCTCCCCTGTTGATAATACAGAGGATCAATAGCCTGTTTCGCCCTCGGCTCGCTTTAGGCTCACAAGAGGCGAAGGTTTAACCAGGTCAATCGAGGAGTACCGCCTTCGCTGCGGGTACTGCGGAGCCGCGGGCATGCATCGAAAGGCAGAATCGACCTATTTGATCGATAGAAACTATCGAAAAGACTTCTCATATAGTAAGGGTTTATACTTATCTCCCTTGTTGTCGCAACACATTGTTCGGCACTCAACTGCCGTTCGCGGCCAACAACTGGAGATTTCACCATGCTTAAGTCACTCGTTCCCGCCATCGCTCTCGCTTCGGCGCTGCTGCTGGCAAGCGGCGTGGCGTCAGCAGCCGGCAAGCTGACACCGGCTGAATGCAACGACTATCCTTTCAAGCCATTAAGCAAACCGGTCACGCATGCTCAACTGATGCAAGAGCTTAGCGAACTGGAATCGGTCGGCTACGAGCCGTCGGCTCGCGATGAAAGGTACTATCCGTCGAACATCCAGTTGGCGGAAGCGCGCCTCAGGTTGAAATACCGGGCCGATTGTCTCGGAGAGAACGTTAAGGTGCCCACGACACGGATTGAATCGAGCAGTGACCTGTTAGCACCGATGTAAGCCTGATATTCATTGAAAGGCGTTCCCGCAGCACCAAGGAGAGGGCGGCCGAGGTGTGGGCAATCGTCTCATGCAATTGGCCGAGGGGGAGCGCCGGCACGTGAACGAGCGCTTCGATCGCTTGGGGCAGGTTGCGACTCGCGCGCCAGTTTCGCGGCTCGCACACGTTCGTTAGTATGACCGGCCTGCACAGACGCATGCTGTCCAGCGACACGGATCGCAACAACTTCACGACGCAACGGACGGAACGTTGTTGTGGTTGCGCAAGTATGAAAGAGGGCGTGAGCAACGGAAGCGCCGGTGGAGGACGTTGCGAATCGCGTCATTCGGTGGGCGAAGCTTGAACGGCCGGGCGGGGTCGCGTTGAACCGACGGGCAACCGGCAAAGTCGGCCAGCTCGGGCCGTTCGTCACCCGCAGCTCCAAACGGCTGGGGCGCCGCTTTCGCTATCAAGAAAAGACATTCATTGCGAAGGCGGACGACACTTGGTTCACGCAGTCGATGACCGCGTCGATCATGGGACAAATGAGCACCTTGATCAGGAGCAGCACATTGCCGATGTCAAAAGCCTTCGTACTCAAAGGATAAGATCCGGCGAACTGGGCGGGGATGGGACCGATCATGGCGGCCTTTCCCGGGGAGGCGGTGGGGTCAGGGCCGACGCCAGGCTTGCGATTTCGACCGGCGACAGCACGCCAGCCTCAAGCATGGTCTGCTCAAGCGCAACCAGGAAGCGCTGGTAGTAATTCCACTGGGGCTGGCCGGGGCACTGTCCGGCTTCCCACTGCGCGATCGAGCGGATGAGGTTCTGGCGGAAATCCTCCCACTCGAAATAGCCGGCCTTGGAAAGCGACAACGCCAGGCCGAAGACCTTGCGTTCCCATGGATGACCGAAGCGCAGCTTGCCTTGTGAGCGTGGCGGCGAATCGGGCTGGCCGAGCATGCTGGATGCCGCGTATTCCTCAAAGCGCGTGAACATGGCTACACCGTAGCAGACGCGCCGGCCGGGGGAGCGACGAGCGCCACGCCCATCATGGATTCGGGGGTGACGAGTTCCGCCAGTTCGGCTTCGCTCATGCCACCGGTGCCGGCCGGCCGCTCCGGCACGACGAACCAGCGGATCTGCGCGCTGCTGTCCCATACCTTGACCTGAACGTCATCCCTGATTGGCACGCCGAACTCCTTGAGCACCGCGCGCGGCTCGCGCACGCCGCGGGCCCGAAACACCGGGTCCTTGTACCAGTACGGCGGCAGGCCGAGCACCGGCCACGGATAGCACGAGCACAGCGTGCAGATGATCAGGTTGTGCACGCCGTTGCCGTTGGCGACCGCGGCCATGTGCTCGCCTTCCGCTCCGGTCATGCCGGCCGGGAAATTCATTTCTGCGATCGCCTTTGGCGTGTCTTCGATCAACCGCTGCTTGAATGCGGGGTCCACCCACGCACGGGCGACCAGGCGCGCGCCGTTGAAGGGCCCGGCGACCGTCTCGAAGTGCTTCAGGACCGTGTCGACCGAATCGCTGCCGATGACGCCCTTCTCGATCAGCAACGCCTCGAGCGCGCGGACCTTGGCGGCACTCTCGGATTCGCGGTCGTCGTCGTATTCAAAGAGTTCGCTCATGCTTCGCTCCGTATCAATGAAGGCCAGTCAGTTCGAGGCTTCGAGATAGGCTTCGAACAGGTCGGCATAGATCGTCGTGTTAGGTTCGCTCTTTTGCTTGCCCCAGATATCCTCGGCGGCAAACGCCACGCGATAGACGGGCATCGGCGCGCCGATGCCGTCCGGGCCCGTGGAAACGAAATAGGAGTACGCGCCCGGGTATACGAGATCGACTGTGCCATGCTTGTTGCGCAAGTACCCCGGCAGGCGCGTGTGATCGACCGCGTCGGGATCGGCGACCGTCACACGGGCCCCCTGCGCGAAGCGTGGCGTCCCGCCGAGCGGGCGCAGTGGCGAATCGCCGTGCATCAGGTAATCGACGATTTGTGCCGAAATGGCCGGT belongs to Paraburkholderia sp. FT54 and includes:
- a CDS encoding peptide ABC transporter substrate-binding protein, which encodes MRVAIQSARGTNINFRAHAQLARKGASDPNTAPFNSAPVGTGPFKWGTRTPGDNITLVANERYHGKGPFLEKVVLKYIPDLTALYTQFRTGQVDFVPVPGIPANYYQEASRLPGRKVALWTNGNLEVVMPNLDNKAFADKTVRQALYAALDKQAIIDAIYYGVMKPTESFIPMESWAYFNGLPKQSKNTAAANKMLDAAGWVKGSNGMRSKNGVPLTFEMSTTTGDVLREQCQQLIMQDWQEIGVSMKIKNMPAAIIWGEFYSRSQFQSLLVGTSFRTGADADPANRFSSSAIPLKGGSGGNYMQWSNPAADKLMADGEATFDQARRKDIYRQLQVIVREELPILPLFQYSFIEGMKDNLLGYRPNVNQRQNCWNMNEWSWKKTV
- a CDS encoding MASE4 domain-containing protein produces the protein MLKVLRKVAPMVKIAAVVPEEQHFILLNLSPGRAQKRLALAVVLAFLVSCFITTGPLSTLQPGRIDVIPAYATAMIVNDSITAVLLFAQFSILRSRAILVIASGYLFTALMLLPWMLTFPGVVTPGGLLGAGLQSTNWLYILWHAGFAMFVTAYALLKDAEPAKRSWRGSVGAAILSSVALTAAVVCAVTFLVTAGNALLPRMMLDTIRFSTLWLYAAGSMALLSVLALVALWIRRRSVLDLWLMVVMFAYVTEFFLISYPVPARFSVGFYAGKVCSLLSGSLVLFVLLYEITRLYAQMHRESERRYRELQAELAHANRVATMGQLVASIAHEVNQPIAATVSNAEAALRWLNAQPPDMEEVREGLLRIVTDGNRAGDVIGRIRELIKKAPPRKERVDINAAIREALELIRGEAMKNGASVQTQLADSLQFVEGDRVELQQVLLNLVINSIEAMSGVSDGVRELLVSTRNADCDYVLVAVRDSGPGFALDRAELLFAPFHTTKSTGLGMGLSICRSIVEAHGGRLWAGANVPRGAVFQFTLPVHPEVSL
- a CDS encoding nitrile hydratase accessory protein, yielding MFTRFEEYAASSMLGQPDSPPRSQGKLRFGHPWERKVFGLALSLSKAGYFEWEDFRQNLIRSIAQWEAGQCPGQPQWNYYQRFLVALEQTMLEAGVLSPVEIASLASALTPPPPRERPP
- a CDS encoding DUF4148 domain-containing protein, with translation MLKSLVPAIALASALLLASGVASAAGKLTPAECNDYPFKPLSKPVTHAQLMQELSELESVGYEPSARDERYYPSNIQLAEARLRLKYRADCLGENVKVPTTRIESSSDLLAPM
- the nthA gene encoding nitrile hydratase subunit alpha, whose translation is MSELFEYDDDRESESAAKVRALEALLIEKGVIGSDSVDTVLKHFETVAGPFNGARLVARAWVDPAFKQRLIEDTPKAIAEMNFPAGMTGAEGEHMAAVANGNGVHNLIICTLCSCYPWPVLGLPPYWYKDPVFRARGVREPRAVLKEFGVPIRDDVQVKVWDSSAQIRWFVVPERPAGTGGMSEAELAELVTPESMMGVALVAPPAGASATV